In one window of Henckelia pumila isolate YLH828 chromosome 1, ASM3356847v2, whole genome shotgun sequence DNA:
- the LOC140874165 gene encoding uncharacterized protein, protein MTFGVMNSPAVLMDLMNIIFQKYVDEFVVIFIDDILINSKNDIEHTEHLRIILQILRQEQLYAKLSNIAKPITQLTQKNVPHVWTDACEKSFVELKRRLTSAPVLTIPSGRTEHETQVLVRIVERFDCEIKYYPGKSNAAADALSRKICNFSLSTMDVSRLIENCCASGLDFETDIQLIRIFAIQVEPKLLMRIIEAQKSNQNIQSSVEKVRSGHYISELRQQILQKAHCSKFSVHPGGRKVYNDLKSQYWWKDERKSDRICIPLPKLSASESIKKATEWSIAQFGNSRIDGKSEQTIQTLEDMLRAVLLDFGTSWQDSLPLVEFSYNNSYQASIEMNYFEALYGNKCRSSLFWDDISDVPVTGPDMIREMSDKISPFRGTVRFGNEDKLSTRYIGPCGILDRFGDLAYRLALSPALSGIHDVFHVSMLKKYQLDPSHVLQPDEAELDETLSYFERPIKIMDRKISSSEIS, encoded by the exons ATGACTTTTGGAGTGATGAATTCTCCTGCTGTGCTCATGGATTTAATGAACATAATTTTTCAGAAGTATGTTGACGAGTTCGTAgtgatatttattgatgatattctgatcaaTTCTAAGAATGATATTGAACAtacagagcacttgagaattaTCTTACAGATTTTGAGACAAGAACAGTTATATGCCAAGCTTtccaa cattgcgaagccgattacccaaTTAACCCAAAAGAATGTTCCACATGTTTGGACAGATGCCTGTGAGAAAAGCTTTGTTGAgttgaagaggagactgaccagtgctcctgTATTgactattccatcag GCagaactgaacatgagacaCAGGTGTTGGTTAGAATTGTTGAAAGAtttgactgtgagattaagtattatccaggaaagtctAACGCAGCTGCCGATGCTCTGAGTAGAAAGATATGCAATTTTTCTCTGTCTACGATGGATGTGTCTAgattgattgagaattgttgtgctTCTGGCTTGGATTTTGAGACAGATATACAATTGATCAGAATTTTTGCAATTCAAGTAGAACCAAAATTACTGATGAGAATTATAGAAGCACAAAAATCCAATCAGAACATCCAGAGTTCAGTTGAGAAAGTTAGATCTGGACATT ATATTTCAGAATTGAGACAACAGATTCTACAAAAGGCACATTGCAGTAAATTTAGTGTACACCCAGGTGGCAGAAAagtgtataatgacttgaaaaGTCAATATTGGTGGAAAGATGAAAGAAAAAGTGACAGAATTTGTATCCCGTTGCctaaactgtcagcaagtgaaagcataAAGAAAGCAACCGAGTGGTCCATTGCACAGTTTGGCAATTCCAGA atagACGGAAAGTCAGAGCAAACTATCcagactttagaggatatgctgagagctgtgttactagattttggtaccaGCTGGCAAGATTCGTTGCCACTTGTTGAATTTTcctataataacagctatcaagCGAGCATTGAGATGAATTATTTTGAAGCGTTATATGGTAATAAATGTAGATCttcgttattttgggatgatatttcagacgTACCAGTGactgggccagatatgatcagggAAATGTCAGATAAG atatctCCTTTCCGAGGTACAGTCCGTTTTGGAAATGAAGATAAGTTATCAACAAGATACATTGGGCCATGTGGGATTCTAGACAGATTTGGTGACCTAGCATACAGATTAGCTCTTTCTCCAGCTCTATCGGGCattcatgacgtattccatgtgTCCATGTTGAAGAAGTATCAACTAGATCCTTCCCACGTACTTCAACCAGATGAGGCAGAACTGGATGAGACTTTGAGCTACTTTGAACGACCTATAAAGATTATGGACAGAAAGATAAGTAGCTCAGAAATAAGTTGA